From a region of the Triticum aestivum cultivar Chinese Spring chromosome 7D, IWGSC CS RefSeq v2.1, whole genome shotgun sequence genome:
- the LOC123169442 gene encoding protein ACCELERATED CELL DEATH 6-like, whose amino-acid sequence MDPASNVQSMSNELLMAAGQGDVEQIKRLLQQHEEEVVLHVKNEAEDAVDGQAGRAAAAAAMAVDADAATATGDSILHVVAGGGDARFLECATMIVGKAKHLLGTRNRNRNGDTPLHCAARLGHARMVTHLLGLARPGDGDETGLKEILRAQNGKGETVLHEAIRLEDKDMVGVLLSADSQLARVPLADGASPLYLALLLGLGDIARQLFEGDQELSYSGPDGQNAFHAAILGRQAKEATHQVMKMLLERNNHLVTQADRSTGSTPLHLAATWRGPMGLLLKAGPAAAYMPDNNGSFPIHLAAFEGDKNSVSALLEESGPYCAKLRDGEGRTFLHVAAEEERSIRVIKLACGWQGKSFASSVMNMQDKDGNTALHLAVLAGNIGAVCNLVSIPQVKLDVRNNKRKTPLEIAFMTATLRAHSAGSAFYGDPRQRIRILLKGAHMSTGVSARIAFSGIERREIIKSALEEINRSQNIATETQIIGLVSVLITTVTFAAAFAVPGGYRADDNHKGGTPTLSGHYSFDSFVIANTLAFICSVLSILFLMYAGVGPNVKDRMWPLLMSVNFLASSARSLAAAFAFGVYSILAPVEQTKAMYSSMTMVLPLVLVELFLFIVAVQMFYSDGKAVMARMFASQASWWRLAHAGLTLLMGLVGLFVIGLYWPYILIAAMSH is encoded by the exons ATGGATCCAGCCTCCAATGTGCAGAGCATGTCAAACGAGCTGCTCATGGCCGCAGGGCAAGGTGATGTGGAGCAGATAAAGCGCCTTCTCCAGCAGCACGAGGAAGAAGTCGTCCTCCACGTCAAGAATGAGGCGGAGGATGCTGTCGACGGACAAGCaggacgcgctgctgctgctgctgccatggcaGTAGATGCAGATGCGGCCACTGCTACGGGAGACTCCATCCTGCATGTGGTCGCGGGCGGAGGCGATGCACGTTTCTtggagtgtgcgacgatgatcgTCGGCAAGGCGAAGCACCTCCTCGGCacccgcaaccgcaaccgcaacggcGACACCCCGCTACACTGCGCCGCCCGGCTGGGGCATGCTAGGATGGTCACCCATCTCTTGGGTCTTGCTCGACCCGGTGATGGTGATGAGACTGGGCTGAAGGAGATCCTGAGGGCGCAGAACGGCAAGGGAGAGACGGTGCTGCACGAAGCGATCCGCTTGGAAGACAAGGACATGGTGGGCGTGCTACTGTCGGCGGACTCGCAGCTAGCGCGTGTTCCGCTGGCCGACGGCGCCTCGCCCTTATACTTGGCCCTCTTGCTGGGTCTCGGGGACATTGCAAGGCAGCTCTTTGAGGGAGACCAAGAGCTGTCTTACTCTGGACCAGACGGCCAAAATGCCTTCCACGCAGCTATTCTGGGGAGGCAGGCCAAAG AGGCAACTCATCAGGTAATGAAAATGCTATTGGAAAGGAACAATCACCTTGTGACACAAGCGGACCGATCCACAGGAAGCACGCCCCTTCACTTGGCCGCCACATGGCGGGGACCGATGGGATTGCTACTCAAGGCTGGCCCAGCTGCAGCGTATATGCCAGACAATAATGGGTCATTTCCCATACATTTAGCTGCGTTCGAGGGTGATAAGAATTCAGTTTCCGCCTTGCTAGAAGAGAGCGGCCCTTACTGCGCCAAGCTACGCGACGGCGAAGGCAGGACATTCCTCCATGTCGCGGCCGAGGAGGAGAGGAGCATCCGCGTCATCAAGTTGGCTTGCGGATGGCAGGGCAAGTCGTTTGCGTCGTCGGTCATGAACATGCAAGACAAAGACGGGAACACTGCGCTGCACCTTGCTGTTCTGGCAGGGAATATAGGGGCAGTCTGTAATCTGGTGTCAATACCACAGGTCAAGCTAGATGTAAGGAACAACAAGAGAAAAACACCACTAGAGATTGCGTTCATGACTGCAACCCTCAGGGCACACAGCGCAGGGTCGGCCTTCTACGGG GACCCACGGCAAAGGATACGTATCTTGTTGAAAGGTGCCCACATGTCGACTGGTGTTTCCGCACGGATAGCATTCTCGGGGATAGAACGGAGAGAAATCATCAAGTCTGCTTTAGAAGAAATAAACAGATCACAGAACATCGCCACTGAAACGCAGATCATCGGTCTTGTCTCAGTGCTGATCACGACGGTGACGTTCGCCGCAGCCTTTGCCGTGCCTGGTGGCTACCGAGCAGATGACAACCACAAGGGCGGCACCCCGACGCTTTCGGGGCACTACTCCTTCGACTCGTTTGTCATTGCCAACACATTGGCATTCATCTGCTCCGTGCTGTCCATCCTCTTTCTCATGTATGCAGGGGTGGGCCCCAACGTGAAAGACCGCATGTGGCCCTTACTCATGTCCGTAAACTTTCTGGCTAGTTCAGCTAGGAGCCTCGCCGCCGCCTTCGCTTTCGGGGTGTATTCCATCCTGGCTCCGGTCGAGCAAACCAAGGCCATGTATTCTAGCATGACCATGGTGCTTCCACTCGTGCTGGTCGAACTCTTTTTGTTCATCGTTGCGGTGCAAATGTTTTACAGCGACGGTAAAGCGGTGATGGCGAGGATGTTTGCAAGTCAGGCAAGTTGGTGGAGGCTGGC